The sequence TTTATTTACTTTGTTTTTTACGAGAGTAATCTGCAATCAAATCGCTCGGCAAAGGTTCTTGTCGGGGACTGGAGAGACTAAACTTTCGATGTAGAGATGCGCTTGCAAGGAAGCTCTAATTTTCTTTATCTGCAAACGCATATCATCTCGTGCTTGATCGTAGAGCTTAAAATTCGATCCACGAACTAGCCGAATCTCCGCATCGTAGACTGCGCAAAATGGGGCTACGGATGGAAGAATTTCACAAGGATCATAAACAACAACATCCATCACTTTCACCCAACAATCCTGCTTCATTACCCACACATCAATGGCGTGCTTCATTATCTTCTTTCTACAAATCATGGTAAGGCGACCCTCGTTCACGCCCAAGCGCAGTACTGATGCTTGGTCACATGGAAGCTTCATCACTCCAAACTCCTCTTTCTTCAAATCGAATGTAACAATTTCAAAAACATTCATCTCATCGTTATTCTTACTGACCCAATGAAGCTTTCCGCTCACAAACTGCGCATTACCATATATCCAACGGAAATCACAAAACTCGACTGTTTTCCATGAATTTGTGTTTGAACTATAAACCTTTCCCATAAACTTTCTACCACTACAAAAAATCACAAACACCTTGTATGCGCCGCTCGATTCATCCCAACCGAACCCATATATGGGGTATGGCAAGTCTCCATTCTCTATTATCAACTGTGGCAATTCCTTGGAGATTCTGGTGGCAGGATTCCACAATAAGAAACGCCCTTTCTTGAGATTAATGCAGCAACAAACCAGCCCATTACAGCACCCCACCATACGAACGGACTCCGACCATGAACTCATCTCATCATCGAACAACTTCTTAGAATTCTTAAGAATATTAATGAGCCTGTGATGGGAAAAAGCTGTGTTTCTAGATGAATTTTGGAGGTGAGTTTTGATGAATCGTTCGCTGTCAATCAGAGAGCACCATGACTTTGAAACGCACCTGAATCTCAGGAGAGATTTCACCGCAAGTCTTGAAAGTATTTCTTCGGTGAGTTCTTGGGGGAGATGGAGATATCGGAGACTGTTTGGGGTCTCCATAGCTGGCGGTGGCAGTTATTTTGAGGGTGGGTTCGAGGTATTTAAGATTAAGGGTTTTGGTTGCAGAGTTATAATGGGAATAGAGTTTTATATCAGTAGGTTAGACATTCTCTCCCATTATTTCAATATAAATCCACATTTTACTAGtttaatattcatatttattatataaaataaaagattaattataaATCATAACAGGATGTAACCACTATAATCATTTTCATTTAGTCTTTATTTTCACTCACTTTGCATTTTTACATCATGAACATAAATCACGGTTGTAataagattattattattaccctCAAGCAATCAGGGATTGCAATGAATCAAAAGGAATTAAAATTGGGTGAAGCCTGTCATCTAAATGCATTGAATACAAATAGATATTAGATTGGAACTTTTAGAGAGTTGATTAGCATGCAAGAGTTTCAGAGCAAAAATTGAGTActtgaaaaaggaaattgtaaaAGACTCATTGTTTTGGGTGGTTGCTGCTTATTTTTATGTGGTCAAATTTTAGAAAAGAGGACATCGACATGTTCATTGCAGTGGTTGTCGAGCAAAATAAAGGTGAGTGTAATAAAGGTGAATATTCTACATGAAACAACGATGTTAATAATTGAATGACGTCAACAATGATATAGAATAGTATGCAAATACATTATTGTTTgtcgtcatcatcatcatcatcattattattattattattattattattattattattattattattattattattattattacttttcaaACAAAATAGTCCCACAAACACCAACACTCAAACCAAGGGGTGGTGTAACAATCAAGCCAAGAATATTGGACTCATAAAGTGAAAAATTCGATTAGACTTTGAGGTAAATTTTGTATGTACTTGTACAATTCTATCTATGATTTTTGGTTCTATTACACCAtgttaatgatattttattaacATTGTGAGGTTGTGTTTTGTGTGTACATTGTATATGCCTCAATGTAGCTTCCGATTGAATGCACTGTGTATATATGATGCATAATGtcttaaaaatatttaagtAATTCGTATATAAACACTGTAGCGGTAGGCTGACGCGGTGTGCATGTATTGGTCTAGCGGTAGGCTGAAGTCTTGAAGTCTTGTATTCGAGCCTATcgtaaatttctttatttagttatataatttatcaaataataataatagcataGGTCGGCCCAATTTTGATAATGGCTTTTTTTTATAAGGGCCTTGTTTAattaggttttatttattttatttttatttatttttttaagggcCTTGTTTGAGCCTAAGAAAACCTTTAAATACAGCTAGACATCAAATCGTACCCAAAACTCTGTAAACCCTTTTGTGTCACTCACTGTTGCTCGTCGCCGCCATAAACACGAATATGCATACAgaaaaacatatatatgcatAGCAATATTCGAATATATGCATAACTATGGCAGCGACGAGCATCAACGAGAGGCACAGCCATAAACACGAATATGCATATAgaaaaacatatatatgcatAGCAATATTCAAATATATGCATACTATGGCACCGACGAGCGTCAACGAGAGGCACCAGAGGATTTGCATAGTGATATCCCATGCATTAAGGTTCTCACTTTATTGTACCTTGGGGGTATTTTTTTCTCATGATATATggttttttgtgtgtgttttgttttgttaGAAATTGTATATATGACCGAGTGACTTCGATCTCATTTTTTAGGTATTTTGTTATGGAATAAATAGGATGTGCTGATTGTTACTCCTAGCTGTACAAATTAAA comes from Salvia miltiorrhiza cultivar Shanhuang (shh) chromosome 3, IMPLAD_Smil_shh, whole genome shotgun sequence and encodes:
- the LOC131018220 gene encoding F-box/kelch-repeat protein At3g23880-like — protein: METPNSLRYLHLPQELTEEILSRLAVKSLLRFRCVSKSWCSLIDSERFIKTHLQNSSRNTAFSHHRLINILKNSKKLFDDEMSSWSESVRMVGCCNGLVCCCINLKKGRFLLWNPATRISKELPQLIIENGDLPYPIYGFGWDESSGAYKVFVIFCSGRKFMGKVYSSNTNSWKTVEFCDFRWIYGNAQFVSGKLHWVSKNNDEMNVFEIVTFDLKKEEFGVMKLPCDQASVLRLGVNEGRLTMICRKKIMKHAIDVWVMKQDCWVKVMDVVVYDPCEILPSVAPFCAVYDAEIRLVRGSNFKLYDQARDDMRLQIKKIRASLQAHLYIESLVSPVPDKNLCRAI